The Azospirillum brasilense genome window below encodes:
- a CDS encoding AAA family ATPase, which produces MTSKTESTWRSNRAPVAQEDVFNLAMWLKLSTGLGLQHLMLERTHILSHDAREAVYRLGPVCIRRHWRRPSIYGDPIAPGSWEVRAPNGIPQCSGGTPLDLATFLRSLPMWAASQDVAFQREIAAQFSPNASLQETTSEVARRLGMDAENPTIRLDPVRRGWTQAEFASKSSPDIDLVGFDSCAPWPGKSVGCAPFVGIPHTIFYLRDERGRLQQVIAEWTVRSTSGLLLPFTLSFTLCRKDEDPPAQAWQILRSNTRVCPFGIEKALRHSTMVVVIADNLALADSMNARLCDASGVPSAVAVAWPKAVAGTRPEHTNWRALAGRHALVLTWRSEEGVRDALDVHDELLAAGAARILFLFQEPSSAQSVVDPGSLLSTRTIGINELRDIAATQFGMNRADEGPRVEAWHFNDPLPLVSSEYLLDGVVMPGQVALLYGPAGVGKTQFATVLSTLVAGGLSLPGDRLCAPKPRRVLFIGTEMELAIAHRFKDVWASIGSADVTPPISLYPPPGGGPAEFNLMSEDAWRVLEPLVEEADLVVIDHLTNATNGRNDEPRWRQIKSRLEPLKRRGKAVLLLHHAGKDGKQRGTSQIEADVDVVLRLEALPDARNGVLVTFEKHRDDATYGKSMASFRLYWDRDEETGRSRWWTVLPEDEQHKPWVACPNPSESRLNDAYLTRFEHRAGVILRRLAECHLRRGSGVTISEIVDTLQVSASTARSVLKPLETAEMVLKEGSGRGTRYRLSATAEKDIILR; this is translated from the coding sequence ATGACGTCGAAAACGGAATCGACCTGGCGTTCGAACCGTGCACCGGTTGCGCAAGAGGACGTCTTCAATCTGGCCATGTGGCTCAAACTGTCGACCGGGTTGGGGCTTCAGCACCTCATGCTTGAGCGAACTCATATCCTTTCGCATGATGCCCGCGAGGCCGTCTATCGGCTCGGCCCCGTGTGCATCCGCCGACATTGGCGCCGGCCAAGCATTTACGGAGATCCGATTGCGCCCGGTTCCTGGGAAGTCCGGGCGCCGAATGGCATCCCGCAATGCAGTGGAGGAACCCCGCTGGACCTCGCCACCTTCCTGCGAAGCCTGCCCATGTGGGCGGCATCCCAGGACGTTGCATTTCAACGCGAGATCGCGGCCCAGTTCTCCCCCAACGCCTCACTTCAGGAAACCACCTCCGAGGTGGCTCGGCGCCTCGGCATGGACGCTGAGAACCCCACCATTCGGCTCGACCCGGTGCGCCGCGGCTGGACCCAAGCGGAGTTTGCGTCGAAATCGAGCCCCGATATCGACCTCGTTGGCTTCGATTCCTGCGCCCCTTGGCCTGGCAAGAGCGTCGGGTGCGCGCCGTTTGTTGGGATCCCCCACACAATCTTTTATCTGCGGGATGAGCGGGGCCGCCTCCAACAGGTGATTGCCGAGTGGACTGTAAGGTCCACGAGCGGCCTGCTTCTGCCGTTCACCCTGTCGTTCACGCTGTGTCGGAAGGATGAGGATCCTCCGGCCCAGGCTTGGCAAATCCTTCGCTCCAACACCCGCGTGTGCCCCTTCGGCATCGAAAAAGCTCTCCGCCATTCCACGATGGTTGTTGTCATCGCCGACAATCTTGCCTTGGCCGACAGCATGAACGCGCGTCTGTGCGACGCGTCCGGAGTTCCCTCCGCGGTGGCCGTAGCTTGGCCGAAGGCGGTGGCGGGCACGCGCCCCGAGCACACGAACTGGCGCGCGCTGGCCGGGCGGCATGCCCTGGTTCTAACGTGGAGGAGCGAAGAAGGGGTGCGCGATGCACTCGATGTGCACGACGAACTCCTCGCCGCCGGTGCAGCCCGGATTTTGTTCCTTTTTCAGGAACCGTCGTCGGCGCAAAGCGTGGTCGACCCGGGCTCCCTGCTGTCCACGCGCACGATTGGCATTAATGAACTGCGTGACATTGCCGCCACGCAGTTCGGGATGAACCGTGCCGATGAGGGACCTCGCGTTGAGGCTTGGCACTTCAATGATCCGTTGCCGCTCGTTTCCTCGGAGTATTTGCTCGACGGCGTGGTAATGCCGGGACAGGTGGCGCTCCTCTACGGACCGGCGGGGGTCGGGAAAACCCAGTTCGCAACGGTGCTGAGCACTCTGGTGGCCGGCGGCCTCTCGTTGCCCGGCGATCGTTTGTGCGCCCCAAAGCCGCGCCGGGTGCTGTTCATCGGGACGGAGATGGAACTCGCCATCGCCCACCGGTTTAAAGACGTGTGGGCATCCATTGGGTCCGCTGACGTCACCCCGCCCATCAGCCTGTACCCGCCGCCCGGCGGTGGGCCTGCGGAGTTCAACCTTATGTCCGAGGACGCGTGGCGTGTCCTTGAGCCTCTGGTCGAGGAGGCGGACCTGGTGGTGATCGACCATCTGACCAACGCCACCAACGGCCGGAACGACGAGCCGCGTTGGCGCCAGATTAAGAGTAGGCTCGAGCCTCTCAAGCGGCGCGGCAAGGCCGTCTTGCTGCTGCACCACGCGGGCAAGGACGGCAAGCAGCGCGGCACCAGCCAGATCGAAGCCGACGTGGACGTCGTCTTGCGCTTGGAAGCGCTTCCCGACGCCCGCAACGGGGTGCTGGTCACGTTTGAAAAACACCGCGACGACGCGACCTATGGCAAATCGATGGCGTCGTTCCGCCTGTACTGGGATCGCGACGAGGAGACCGGGCGTTCCCGGTGGTGGACTGTTCTTCCGGAAGATGAGCAGCACAAGCCGTGGGTCGCCTGCCCGAACCCTTCCGAAAGCCGCCTCAATGACGCCTACCTTACTCGCTTCGAACACCGCGCCGGTGTCATCCTTCGCCGCCTCGCGGAATGCCACCTGCGCAGGGGCTCTGGAGTGACCATCTCGGAGATCGTCGATACGCTACAGGTATCGGCGTCCACCGCAAGGTCGGTACTCAAACCGCTTGAGACTGCGGAGATGGTGCTCAAGGAGGGGAGTGGGCGGGGAACACGCTATCGTCTGTCGGCGACTGCGGAAAAGGACATCATCCTCCGTTGA
- a CDS encoding YagK/YfjJ domain-containing protein codes for MYITYTYDPEILSCIKQRLDFMLAHHCKVLFVRFDVRFPLGTGHVGRNTEMSQFMKSLKAHYKAQDITLHYIWAREQDSSDAPHYHVVVLLNGSKVQHPMGVWNKAAEVWSDITNGPRALVQQCRPMDGGNSGNWGIMIRRVSGTAAGADLIAQQHAFQQAYTAAWGWASYLAKEVTKGSAPYRVREFSASRLPVGIITPPTHCVLPALNGMNGSTLSW; via the coding sequence ATGTACATAACCTACACCTACGACCCAGAGATCCTCAGCTGCATCAAACAGCGATTGGATTTCATGCTGGCACATCATTGCAAGGTTCTCTTCGTTCGCTTCGACGTGCGGTTTCCTCTGGGGACCGGCCATGTGGGCCGGAACACTGAGATGTCGCAGTTCATGAAGAGCTTGAAGGCGCACTACAAAGCCCAAGACATCACGCTTCATTACATCTGGGCGCGCGAGCAGGACAGCAGCGACGCGCCACACTATCACGTGGTGGTGCTGCTGAACGGCTCCAAGGTCCAGCACCCCATGGGCGTCTGGAACAAGGCGGCGGAGGTGTGGTCGGACATCACGAACGGGCCGCGTGCGCTGGTCCAGCAATGCCGCCCAATGGACGGAGGAAACAGTGGGAACTGGGGCATAATGATCCGGCGCGTCTCCGGGACGGCGGCCGGGGCCGACCTCATCGCCCAGCAGCATGCGTTTCAGCAGGCCTACACCGCCGCTTGGGGCTGGGCGTCGTATCTCGCCAAGGAGGTCACGAAAGGCAGCGCACCCTACCGCGTGCGCGAGTTCAGCGCGTCGCGTCTGCCGGTCGGGATCATCACCCCGCCGACCCACTGCGTCTTGCCAGCGCTCAACGGAATGAATGGCAGCACGCTTTCTTGGTGA
- a CDS encoding Hsp70 family protein: MAQVFGLDFGTTNSLAAIVLNDSVSVLTDRETDRPHPSAVWYHGAEVVAGRRAKDQLTEIATGVVGDVVRSPKSYLGTGAAIHVGGVAREPSDVVADILRHVRTDATSLPGMRDMGFDRAIVTIPVNMKGAARRELRDAAYKAGLHIVQYVHEPLAALYGHLRSQSSFKQKLAELEGRYVLVFDWGGGTLDLTLVKLVGGTLVQIQNMGDNTIGGDRFDERLVNHVKDRHANVYRLASWPSQMPNAEAQLIGQCELAKIRLSERHSATVFMANFLRSDGPERTLDLAVGREELEGLTRDLVDQGMANIDRLLASANVPEAAVALCLATGGVVQMPAIRNRLTEKFGLARVPTIGNGDRVIAEGAAWIAHDGLRLCLAKPFEVLHADDTYVPVIHEGTFLPLENQTHPYELGLYCVDPRDGLAKLQFTRPQWPGRCQPADPRHVYTSLALGVDATARPLFERLELSVKVDHDLIVTARARSTLRGDERAVEIHDLEFGLAADQTRTNGVRTQDRDSGSPRPRGSGGAVRLRSNIARNQDAWDLVPGEIVERYRSSYLDKRLSPPQRQVEESMYYKSCSMCGKSTYEINSQGCARCRQPSPEEAAAAREALNAAIARSGGPAPLA, from the coding sequence ATGGCTCAAGTCTTCGGACTAGATTTCGGCACCACCAACAGCCTTGCCGCGATCGTGCTGAACGACAGCGTGTCCGTGCTGACCGACCGCGAGACCGATCGACCTCACCCGTCCGCGGTCTGGTATCACGGCGCCGAGGTTGTCGCGGGACGGCGCGCCAAAGACCAGCTGACGGAAATTGCCACGGGCGTGGTTGGTGATGTGGTGCGATCGCCGAAATCCTATCTCGGGACCGGAGCGGCGATTCACGTCGGCGGCGTAGCGCGCGAACCGTCCGACGTCGTTGCCGACATCCTGCGGCACGTGCGCACCGATGCGACAAGCCTCCCCGGAATGAGGGACATGGGGTTCGACCGCGCGATCGTCACCATTCCGGTGAACATGAAAGGGGCCGCGCGACGCGAGCTGCGGGACGCGGCTTACAAGGCGGGCCTGCACATCGTCCAGTACGTCCACGAGCCGCTGGCCGCTCTGTACGGCCATCTCCGCTCCCAATCGTCCTTCAAACAAAAGCTGGCCGAACTGGAAGGCCGCTACGTGCTGGTGTTCGATTGGGGCGGCGGGACGCTCGACCTTACGCTGGTCAAGCTCGTCGGCGGGACGCTGGTGCAGATCCAGAACATGGGCGACAACACCATCGGCGGCGACCGCTTCGACGAACGCCTCGTCAACCATGTGAAAGACCGGCATGCGAACGTTTACCGACTTGCCAGCTGGCCCAGCCAAATGCCGAACGCGGAGGCGCAACTCATCGGGCAGTGCGAGCTCGCCAAAATCCGGTTGTCGGAGCGCCATTCGGCGACCGTGTTTATGGCCAACTTCTTGCGCTCCGACGGCCCGGAGCGCACGCTGGACCTGGCGGTTGGCCGCGAGGAATTGGAAGGGCTGACGCGCGACCTTGTCGATCAGGGCATGGCCAACATCGACCGCCTGCTCGCTTCGGCGAACGTTCCCGAAGCCGCGGTCGCCCTCTGCCTCGCCACCGGCGGCGTGGTGCAAATGCCGGCGATCCGAAACCGCCTGACCGAGAAGTTCGGCCTCGCCCGCGTGCCCACCATCGGGAACGGCGACCGTGTCATCGCGGAAGGGGCGGCGTGGATCGCCCACGATGGGCTGCGCCTATGCCTCGCTAAGCCGTTCGAGGTCTTGCACGCCGACGACACCTACGTGCCGGTCATCCACGAGGGCACGTTCCTGCCGCTGGAAAATCAGACTCATCCGTACGAACTGGGCCTGTACTGCGTCGACCCGCGCGACGGGCTGGCGAAACTGCAGTTCACCCGCCCGCAATGGCCGGGGCGGTGTCAGCCGGCCGACCCGCGGCACGTCTACACAAGCCTTGCGCTCGGCGTCGACGCGACCGCTCGACCGCTTTTCGAGCGGCTGGAACTCAGCGTGAAAGTCGATCACGACCTGATCGTCACGGCGCGTGCGCGTTCAACGTTGCGCGGCGACGAGCGGGCGGTCGAGATCCATGACCTTGAGTTCGGCTTGGCCGCCGACCAAACGCGCACCAACGGCGTCCGAACGCAGGACCGCGATTCTGGAAGCCCCCGACCGCGCGGCAGCGGCGGCGCCGTGCGGCTGCGCTCGAACATCGCCCGCAACCAGGATGCCTGGGACCTCGTGCCGGGCGAAATCGTCGAGCGGTATCGGTCCAGCTATCTGGACAAGCGCCTGAGCCCGCCTCAGCGGCAGGTTGAGGAAAGTATGTATTACAAGTCCTGTTCGATGTGCGGCAAGTCCACCTACGAGATCAATTCGCAGGGCTGCGCGCGCTGCCGCCAGCCATCGCCCGAGGAGGCTGCCGCAGCACGGGAGGCGCTGAACGCGGCGATAGCCCGGTCGGGAGGACCGGCGCCGCTCGCCTAG
- a CDS encoding ATP-dependent DNA helicase: MTTHLTARLTWHDTAWNGRLCANPDTNAACMEHEHVRALRRLDVEAPHAGCGLVDLKRVTGYLPPCQRDANAFGEDAYVICHQDPLDGRNLPSVEEDVPAFSVCPTPYRWMLESNFRDICEAENLLIPAPKNPSATWVQEDTRQRQLLERFWGKLEKNRSLVFFYCNRGNAVDDEANRLLVGVSRIAEVANPTYFGQSSAFPGRFPVWSRRVTHHYPREGVRIPYQEYLHRDLDVDGIVCRPPRDLSLPFSYVAEHLSDGQAVSALLAIMTTVERLEADRKAGRGVDGDWAGALAWLDGALDEVWSGRGAYPGIGAMLRALGCSQGIGYHATVLRQLERNGRDPWQHVKDLFEGRRQPEADYAHSLAEAILCWRKMPSRHKLIDLLVRFELTTDQIADILNEDTRKQRGILATNDAILENPYRLFEQDCGTKRSAPVSLEVIDQGMLPEGDAARFRTDPPLPPHDHRRVRATMVAVLQRAASAGDSLLPFPTLVQRAASFFPESRRCAADAETIWSSEDRTFHEQILWFRDAPAPESWKRADADAAADGADDELAELREDLGAAKPTEGERPILRLAALKSVRRWELEIAQVIKKQVGALADLPAEGPDWRALLTVPEEEGGFGEPQTGREHAAIDEKIMALEVLYRNRLSVLTGGAGTGKTSILRIFLRTLRALEGPRSTLLAAPTGKARVKLQTSTGRPAATIHQVLSDAGMLGPNYRILETPEKGKLSYNTVVIDESSMPSVELLAALFRAINTGAIARLIFVGDPCQLPPIGPGRPFIDMLRWLRQAHPGCVADLGTCMRTDGAGGMAVGLQLANGYRDESPPGDDMVISRVARSSTHGDLTLMTWNDHGSLLAKLDEAFAMLNITPGDAKSFDRSLGISEEEWKRSEAWQIISPTRIHPFGTGEINRVVQERYRGRELTNANNANRWPRAMGDQGIVFHDKVMQRVNEPKWLPEGTEGMRFVANGEIGIVTAAWKKKPGEEKGQDKLHVNFSTQPKASYRYLKSEVEESLELAYALTVHKAQGSDFGGVIFVLPRKAQTLSRELLYTALTRYRGRLIVLAEKDTEVLERLRNPALSETARRSTYMFDLLLGDVGTDVPLPPRYRPEGLVHRAEDGTPMRSKSEIIVYEALKGLGLQPLYEQRLCAPTDPDDFCLPDFTIVHGGRTWYWEHLGMLANKGYRDDWEAKEAWYTRHGFRDRLLTSRDHPGGSFGAVYADEIRETARTWILGH, encoded by the coding sequence ATGACGACTCATCTCACCGCCCGTTTGACGTGGCACGACACCGCATGGAACGGGCGCCTCTGCGCTAACCCGGACACCAACGCGGCTTGCATGGAGCACGAGCACGTGCGTGCGCTGCGTAGGCTCGACGTCGAAGCGCCGCACGCCGGTTGTGGGCTCGTCGACCTCAAGCGCGTCACTGGCTACCTTCCGCCTTGCCAGCGCGACGCGAACGCGTTCGGCGAAGACGCATACGTCATTTGTCACCAAGACCCTCTCGACGGTCGCAACCTGCCGAGCGTCGAGGAGGACGTACCGGCGTTTTCGGTGTGCCCGACCCCGTACCGCTGGATGCTCGAGTCGAACTTCCGGGACATCTGCGAGGCGGAAAACCTGCTCATCCCAGCGCCCAAGAATCCTTCCGCCACGTGGGTGCAAGAGGACACGCGCCAACGCCAACTGCTCGAGCGGTTCTGGGGCAAGCTTGAGAAGAACCGTTCGCTCGTCTTCTTCTATTGCAACCGTGGCAACGCGGTTGACGACGAAGCCAACCGCCTGCTGGTCGGCGTGTCGCGCATCGCAGAGGTGGCAAACCCAACGTACTTCGGCCAGAGCAGCGCGTTTCCGGGCCGGTTTCCCGTGTGGTCGCGCCGCGTCACCCACCATTACCCCCGGGAGGGGGTTCGCATTCCGTACCAGGAATACCTCCATCGCGATCTCGACGTTGACGGGATCGTCTGCCGGCCCCCCCGCGATCTGTCTCTTCCCTTCTCGTATGTCGCCGAACATCTCAGCGACGGCCAAGCCGTCTCGGCGCTGCTCGCCATCATGACCACAGTCGAGCGTCTGGAGGCCGACCGCAAAGCGGGGCGTGGCGTCGATGGTGACTGGGCGGGCGCGCTTGCCTGGCTCGATGGCGCTCTCGACGAAGTCTGGTCCGGGCGCGGCGCCTACCCCGGCATCGGCGCCATGCTGCGCGCGCTCGGCTGCTCTCAAGGAATCGGGTACCACGCCACCGTCCTGCGTCAGCTCGAGCGCAACGGCCGCGATCCTTGGCAACACGTGAAGGACCTGTTCGAAGGCCGCCGTCAGCCGGAGGCCGACTACGCGCACAGCCTGGCCGAAGCAATCCTCTGCTGGCGCAAGATGCCGAGCCGGCACAAGCTCATTGACCTGCTCGTGCGCTTCGAGCTGACGACCGACCAGATCGCGGACATCCTCAACGAGGATACGCGCAAGCAGCGCGGCATTCTCGCCACCAACGATGCCATTCTCGAGAACCCGTACCGCCTGTTCGAACAGGATTGCGGCACCAAGCGCAGCGCCCCGGTTAGCCTCGAAGTTATCGACCAGGGTATGCTGCCGGAGGGCGACGCCGCGCGTTTCCGCACGGACCCGCCGCTGCCGCCGCACGACCACCGCCGCGTGCGCGCCACCATGGTCGCCGTGCTGCAGCGCGCCGCCAGCGCCGGCGACAGCCTGCTGCCCTTCCCCACGCTGGTGCAACGCGCTGCCAGCTTCTTTCCCGAGTCGCGCCGCTGCGCCGCCGATGCCGAAACGATCTGGAGCAGCGAGGACCGCACGTTTCACGAGCAGATCCTCTGGTTCCGCGACGCTCCCGCTCCCGAGTCGTGGAAGCGAGCCGACGCCGACGCGGCAGCGGACGGAGCGGACGACGAACTGGCCGAACTGCGCGAGGACCTCGGTGCCGCCAAGCCTACGGAGGGCGAGAGGCCGATCCTCCGCCTCGCGGCTCTCAAGAGCGTGCGGCGCTGGGAGCTCGAAATCGCCCAGGTGATCAAGAAGCAGGTGGGGGCGCTGGCCGACCTGCCGGCCGAGGGGCCGGACTGGCGGGCGCTGCTCACCGTGCCCGAGGAGGAGGGCGGATTCGGCGAGCCGCAGACTGGTCGAGAACACGCCGCGATCGACGAGAAGATCATGGCGCTCGAGGTGCTGTACCGCAACCGGCTCAGCGTGCTGACCGGCGGTGCGGGCACCGGCAAGACGTCCATCCTCAGGATCTTCCTGCGCACCCTGCGCGCGCTCGAGGGGCCACGCTCCACCCTGCTCGCCGCGCCGACCGGCAAGGCGCGCGTCAAGCTGCAGACCAGCACCGGCCGGCCGGCCGCGACTATCCACCAGGTGCTCAGCGATGCGGGCATGCTCGGCCCCAACTACCGCATCCTGGAAACCCCCGAGAAGGGCAAGTTGAGCTACAACACGGTGGTGATCGACGAAAGCTCGATGCCGTCGGTGGAACTGCTCGCCGCGCTGTTCCGCGCCATCAACACCGGTGCGATTGCCCGCCTCATCTTCGTCGGCGACCCCTGCCAGCTGCCCCCGATTGGCCCTGGCCGGCCGTTCATCGACATGCTGCGCTGGCTGCGCCAGGCCCATCCGGGCTGCGTTGCGGACCTGGGCACCTGCATGCGCACCGACGGGGCCGGAGGGATGGCCGTCGGGCTGCAACTGGCCAACGGGTACCGGGACGAGAGTCCGCCCGGCGACGACATGGTCATTTCCCGTGTCGCGCGCTCGTCCACCCACGGCGACCTGACGCTGATGACGTGGAACGACCACGGCAGCCTCCTGGCGAAGCTGGACGAGGCGTTCGCCATGCTCAACATCACGCCGGGAGACGCCAAGTCGTTCGACCGCTCGCTCGGCATAAGCGAGGAGGAATGGAAGCGCTCGGAGGCGTGGCAGATCATCTCGCCCACCCGCATCCACCCGTTCGGCACAGGCGAGATCAACCGCGTGGTGCAGGAGCGCTACCGCGGCAGGGAACTGACCAACGCCAACAACGCCAACCGCTGGCCGCGCGCGATGGGCGACCAGGGGATCGTGTTCCACGACAAGGTGATGCAGAGGGTCAACGAGCCGAAGTGGCTGCCGGAGGGCACGGAGGGCATGCGCTTCGTGGCAAACGGCGAAATCGGCATCGTCACGGCGGCGTGGAAGAAGAAGCCCGGGGAGGAGAAGGGCCAGGACAAGCTTCACGTCAACTTCTCGACGCAGCCCAAGGCGTCCTACCGCTACCTCAAGAGCGAGGTCGAGGAGAGCCTTGAGCTCGCGTACGCGCTCACCGTGCACAAGGCGCAGGGCAGCGACTTCGGCGGGGTGATCTTCGTGTTGCCGCGCAAGGCGCAGACCCTGTCGCGTGAGCTGCTGTACACCGCGCTGACCCGCTACCGCGGCAGGCTCATCGTGCTGGCCGAGAAGGACACCGAGGTGCTCGAGCGCCTGCGCAATCCCGCCCTCTCCGAGACGGCGCGGCGCTCGACCTACATGTTCGACCTCCTGCTCGGCGACGTCGGGACCGACGTGCCGCTGCCGCCGCGCTACCGGCCGGAAGGCCTGGTGCACCGCGCCGAAGACGGCACGCCGATGCGGTCGAAGAGCGAGATCATCGTTTACGAGGCACTCAAGGGGCTCGGGCTGCAGCCGCTGTACGAGCAACGCTTGTGCGCCCCCACCGACCCCGACGACTTCTGCCTGCCGGACTTCACGATCGTCCATGGCGGCCGCACGTGGTACTGGGAGCACTTGGGCATGCTCGCCAACAAGGGCTATCGCGACGACTGGGAAGCCAAGGAAGCCTGGTACACCAGGCATGGTTTCCGCGACCGCCTGCTGACCTCACGCGACCACCCCGGCGGGTCGTTCGGCGCCGTTTACGCCGATGAAATCCGCGAAACGGCTCGAACGTGGATTCTTGGACATTAG